One Halostella salina genomic region harbors:
- a CDS encoding DUF192 domain-containing protein gives MERWKVLNAAGVVLVVALLGGAAVQTGLLANPFADGPENATVTVTDENGEPLAVVDAEVASTANERYTGLSEHESLANGSGMLFVHDSEEGRTYVMREMDFGIDIVFVGADRTITTIHEAPEPGPNEDGEEQQYSGRAKWVLEVPKGYTDAQGIEAGDTIAIEYGNGTASTSENATVTVENATAALHSQQLPAWRHKGRP, from the coding sequence ATGGAGCGCTGGAAGGTGCTGAACGCCGCGGGCGTCGTGCTCGTCGTCGCGTTGCTGGGTGGGGCCGCGGTGCAGACCGGACTGCTGGCGAACCCCTTCGCCGACGGCCCCGAGAACGCGACCGTGACGGTGACCGACGAGAACGGCGAGCCGCTGGCCGTCGTCGACGCCGAGGTCGCCAGCACCGCCAACGAGCGGTACACGGGGCTGAGCGAGCACGAGTCGCTGGCGAACGGGTCGGGGATGCTGTTCGTCCACGACAGCGAGGAGGGGCGGACGTACGTGATGCGCGAGATGGACTTCGGGATCGACATCGTGTTCGTCGGGGCCGACCGGACGATCACGACGATCCACGAGGCGCCCGAGCCGGGGCCGAACGAGGACGGCGAGGAACAGCAGTACAGCGGCCGCGCGAAGTGGGTGCTGGAGGTGCCGAAGGGGTACACCGACGCGCAGGGGATCGAGGCGGGCGACACCATCGCGATCGAGTACGGTAACGGGACGGCTTCGACCAGCGAGAACGCGACGGTGACCGTCGAGAACGCGACGGCCGCACTGCACTCGCAACAGCTACCGGCGTGGCGACACAAGGGGCGGCCATGA
- a CDS encoding DUF5790 family protein produces the protein MSQSTLDDDELFGEAASEMRSDVEESLDAARAELPESDAVWETDADNVLGVLNGLRSALDVGEAEDHLRDAKKWFTMGQRADAFDDADDLEAAIADLEELIADIEAAGEQVGDLTSTVPELRSALDDAAGDDEDAEEDEE, from the coding sequence ATGAGTCAGTCCACCCTGGACGACGACGAGCTGTTCGGCGAGGCGGCCTCGGAGATGCGGTCGGACGTGGAGGAGTCGCTCGACGCCGCGCGGGCGGAGCTCCCCGAGAGCGACGCCGTCTGGGAGACCGACGCCGACAACGTGCTCGGCGTGCTGAACGGGCTCCGGTCGGCGCTGGACGTCGGCGAGGCCGAGGACCACCTCCGCGACGCGAAGAAGTGGTTCACGATGGGCCAGCGCGCCGACGCGTTCGACGACGCCGACGACCTGGAGGCGGCCATCGCCGATCTGGAGGAGCTGATCGCCGACATCGAAGCGGCGGGCGAGCAGGTGGGCGACCTCACGTCGACGGTGCCGGAGCTTCGGAGCGCGCTGGACGACGCCGCCGGCGACGACGAGGACGCCGAGGAAGACGAGGAGTAG
- a CDS encoding ABC transporter ATP-binding protein has translation MGIHAEDDDPFEEQRESAENPMRRLFGEYGRENSVQFLVGLVASVFARLLDLLPPVLLGFALDAIFRDDKPFTALWLVPDAWLPADAQGQLWVTVGLIGGAFTFGAAFHWVRNWGWNSFAQNIQHSVRTDTYDKMQRLNMDFFADKQTGEMMSILSNDVNRLERFLNDGMNSLFRLSVMVLGIAAILFYYNWQLALVALVAVPAIAVFTWKFIEIIQPKYADVRSSVGTVNSRLENNLGGIQVIKTSNTEGYESDRVEDVSQDYFDANWSAISTRIKFFPGLRLLAGMSFVATFLVGGLWVLMPPEAGGPGPLTGTLSAGEFVTFILLTQRFIWPMAQFGQIINMYQRARASSERIFGLMDEPSRIEEDPAAEELVVDEGEVVYEDVSFGYDDETIIDDVSFDVEGGDTLALVGPTGAGKSTVLKLLLRMYDVDDGAIRIDGTDLRDVTIPSLRRSIGYVSQETFLFYGTVKENITYGTFDADEDEIVEAAKMAEAHEFITNLPDGYDTEIGERGVKLSGGQRQRISIARAILKDPEILILDEATSDVDTETEMLIQRSLDELTADRTTFAIAHRLSTIKDADKIVVLEDGKIVEDGSHEDLLDDDGLYAHLWGVQAGEIDELPEEFIERAAERQARTEAGDD, from the coding sequence ATGGGTATTCACGCCGAGGACGACGACCCCTTCGAGGAACAGCGTGAGAGCGCCGAGAACCCCATGCGGAGGCTGTTCGGGGAGTACGGACGGGAGAACTCCGTCCAGTTTCTCGTCGGGCTCGTCGCCAGCGTGTTCGCGCGGTTGCTGGACCTGCTGCCGCCGGTGCTGCTCGGGTTCGCGCTCGACGCGATCTTCCGGGACGACAAACCGTTCACGGCGCTGTGGCTGGTGCCGGACGCGTGGCTCCCGGCGGACGCGCAGGGCCAGCTCTGGGTCACCGTCGGGCTGATCGGGGGGGCCTTTACTTTCGGCGCGGCGTTTCACTGGGTGCGCAACTGGGGATGGAACTCCTTCGCGCAGAACATCCAGCACTCCGTGCGGACCGACACGTACGACAAGATGCAGCGGCTGAACATGGACTTCTTCGCCGACAAGCAGACCGGGGAGATGATGTCGATCCTGTCGAACGACGTGAACCGCCTTGAGCGGTTCCTGAACGACGGGATGAACTCCCTGTTTCGCCTGTCGGTGATGGTGCTCGGCATCGCCGCCATCCTGTTCTACTACAACTGGCAGCTCGCGCTCGTCGCGCTGGTCGCGGTGCCCGCGATCGCCGTGTTCACCTGGAAGTTCATCGAGATCATCCAGCCGAAGTACGCCGACGTGCGCTCCAGCGTCGGCACGGTCAACTCCCGGCTGGAGAACAACCTCGGCGGCATCCAGGTGATCAAGACGAGCAACACCGAGGGGTACGAGTCCGACCGCGTCGAGGACGTCTCCCAGGACTACTTCGACGCCAACTGGAGCGCCATCTCGACGCGGATCAAGTTCTTCCCCGGCCTGCGCCTGCTGGCCGGGATGTCGTTCGTCGCCACGTTCCTCGTCGGCGGGCTGTGGGTGCTGATGCCTCCGGAAGCCGGCGGTCCCGGACCGCTGACAGGGACGCTCAGCGCGGGCGAGTTCGTCACGTTCATCCTGCTCACCCAGCGGTTCATCTGGCCGATGGCGCAGTTCGGGCAGATCATCAACATGTACCAGCGCGCTCGCGCCTCCAGCGAGCGCATCTTCGGGCTGATGGACGAGCCGAGCCGGATCGAGGAGGACCCCGCCGCCGAGGAACTCGTCGTCGACGAGGGCGAAGTGGTGTACGAGGACGTGAGCTTCGGCTACGACGACGAGACGATCATCGACGACGTGTCGTTCGACGTCGAGGGCGGCGACACGCTCGCACTCGTCGGCCCCACGGGGGCCGGCAAGTCGACGGTGTTGAAGTTGCTCCTCCGGATGTACGACGTGGACGACGGCGCGATCCGGATCGACGGGACCGACCTCCGGGACGTGACGATCCCGAGCCTCCGGCGGTCGATCGGCTACGTCAGCCAGGAGACGTTCCTGTTCTACGGCACCGTCAAGGAGAACATCACGTACGGGACGTTCGACGCCGACGAGGACGAGATAGTCGAGGCCGCGAAGATGGCCGAGGCTCACGAGTTCATCACCAACCTCCCGGACGGCTACGACACCGAGATCGGCGAGCGCGGCGTGAAGCTGTCGGGCGGCCAGCGCCAGCGCATCTCCATCGCCCGGGCGATCCTCAAGGACCCCGAGATCCTCATCTTAGACGAGGCGACGAGCGACGTGGACACGGAGACGGAGATGCTGATCCAGCGCAGCCTCGACGAACTCACCGCCGACCGCACCACGTTCGCCATCGCACACCGGCTCTCGACGATCAAGGACGCCGACAAGATCGTCGTGCTTGAGGACGGGAAGATCGTCGAAGACGGCAGTCACGAGGACCTGCTCGACGACGACGGGCTGTACGCCCACCTCTGGGGCGTGCAGGCCGGGGAGATCGACGAACTCCCCGAGGAGTTCATCGAGCGCGCCGCGGAGCGACAGGCCCGCACCGAAGCCGGCGACGACTGA
- the azf gene encoding NAD-dependent glucose-6-phosphate dehydrogenase Azf, producing MDDPVLLTGAEGRVGQAILAGLADEYDWRLLDRDPPTGDPPGEFVVTDVTDEEAVREAMDGVGAVIHLAGDPRPEAPWDSVLTNNIDGTKIVYEAAVDAGVDRVVFASSNHAVGAYETDDRTPEMYRPEGDVLLDGTELPRPSNLYGVSKAAGETLGRYYHDHHDLSVCCVRIGNLTKDHPPIDYERGQAMWLSHRDCAHLFDRALRADYGYEIVYGISDNDRKYYSLDRAREALGYEPRDNSAEHD from the coding sequence ATGGACGACCCTGTCTTGCTCACGGGCGCGGAAGGCCGTGTCGGGCAGGCGATCCTCGCCGGACTGGCCGACGAGTACGACTGGCGGCTCCTCGACAGGGACCCGCCGACCGGCGACCCGCCCGGGGAGTTCGTCGTCACCGACGTGACCGACGAGGAAGCGGTTCGCGAGGCGATGGACGGGGTCGGCGCGGTGATCCACCTCGCCGGCGACCCCCGTCCGGAAGCGCCCTGGGACAGCGTCCTCACGAACAACATCGACGGGACCAAGATCGTGTACGAGGCCGCCGTCGACGCCGGGGTCGACCGCGTCGTCTTCGCCTCGTCGAACCACGCCGTCGGGGCCTACGAGACCGACGACCGCACGCCCGAGATGTACCGTCCGGAGGGCGACGTGCTGCTCGACGGGACGGAACTGCCCCGCCCGAGCAACCTCTACGGCGTGTCGAAGGCGGCCGGCGAGACGCTCGGCCGGTACTACCACGACCACCACGACCTCTCGGTCTGCTGTGTCCGTATCGGCAACCTGACGAAGGACCACCCGCCGATCGACTACGAGCGCGGACAGGCGATGTGGCTCTCCCACCGCGACTGCGCCCACCTGTTCGACCGGGCGCTGCGCGCCGACTACGGCTACGAGATCGTGTACGGCATCTCCGACAACGACCGCAAGTACTACTCGCTGGACCGCGCCCGCGAGGCGCTGGGGTACGAGCCGCGGGACAACTCGGCCGAGCACGACTGA
- a CDS encoding DUF7538 family protein, with translation MSEQVAALAERDGWRAEGFAARVHYEGAGDRYSVEYYAPSDCVLYWKVKGDGETAVPVARDAVPDPLRERIRQDLTEAGIDPEVEGRSL, from the coding sequence ATGAGCGAGCAGGTGGCTGCGCTGGCCGAGCGCGACGGCTGGCGCGCCGAGGGCTTTGCGGCGCGGGTCCACTACGAGGGGGCCGGCGACCGCTACAGCGTCGAGTACTACGCGCCGAGCGACTGCGTCCTCTACTGGAAGGTGAAAGGGGACGGCGAGACCGCGGTGCCGGTCGCCCGCGACGCGGTCCCGGACCCGCTGCGCGAACGCATCCGGCAGGACCTGACCGAAGCCGGGATCGACCCCGAGGTTGAGGGGCGATCGCTGTAG
- a CDS encoding creatininase family protein, which translates to MHLTDATWTDAAAVETDLAVVPVGSTEQHGPHAPLGTDAITAETVAEAGVDAYDGEAVVAPPVSVGVAAEHRQFPGTLWVSEDTFRDYVRETVASLAHHGWDRVVLVNGHGGNVAALREVAGRITREDDAYAVPFTWFEAVGDHADDMGHGGPLETALLRHVRPDLVREDRVDEAREGASDGWGEWVSGTNLAFDSAEFTENGVVGDPGEGDAERGEELLELAAGSLAALLSAVESRDVCRPPDR; encoded by the coding sequence GTGCACCTGACCGACGCCACGTGGACGGACGCCGCGGCCGTCGAGACGGACCTCGCGGTGGTTCCCGTCGGCAGTACCGAGCAGCACGGCCCCCACGCGCCGCTTGGCACCGACGCGATCACGGCCGAGACAGTGGCCGAAGCCGGGGTCGACGCGTACGACGGCGAGGCCGTCGTCGCGCCGCCGGTGTCGGTCGGCGTCGCCGCCGAACACCGTCAGTTCCCCGGCACGCTGTGGGTGAGCGAGGACACGTTCCGCGACTACGTCCGCGAGACGGTCGCCAGCCTCGCCCACCACGGCTGGGACCGGGTCGTGCTGGTCAACGGCCACGGCGGCAACGTCGCCGCACTCCGGGAGGTCGCCGGGCGGATCACCCGTGAGGACGACGCCTACGCCGTCCCGTTCACCTGGTTCGAGGCGGTCGGCGACCACGCCGACGACATGGGCCACGGCGGGCCGCTGGAGACCGCGCTCCTCCGGCACGTTCGCCCGGACCTCGTCCGCGAGGACCGGGTCGACGAGGCTCGCGAGGGAGCCAGCGACGGCTGGGGGGAGTGGGTGAGCGGGACGAACCTCGCGTTCGACTCCGCGGAGTTCACCGAGAACGGCGTCGTCGGGGACCCCGGCGAGGGCGACGCCGAGCGCGGCGAGGAACTGCTGGAGCTGGCGGCCGGGTCGCTCGCGGCCCTGCTCTCGGCGGTCGAGTCGAGGGACGTGTGCCGGCCCCCGGACCGGTAG
- a CDS encoding HNH endonuclease produces the protein MVFVECGHCGQEYDIKPSKAESSSYCSRECHTASQRNQVQLDCKHCEDEYEVKASKATSSEFCSRECKDAWKRQGQNTHVTRACENCGDRVKRTPYNAKRADKHFCNSRCRGAWISRNQREENNPNWKPDATHEFGDNWKALREQVIDRDVVCQYCGADGKNSLLDVHHIVPRCAFDPIERANTLLNLVLLCRSCHKQAEHGNIVCPIPALE, from the coding sequence ATGGTTTTTGTTGAATGCGGTCATTGCGGACAGGAGTATGATATCAAACCCTCGAAAGCCGAATCCTCATCGTATTGTAGTCGCGAATGCCATACGGCGAGTCAAAGGAACCAAGTACAACTCGACTGCAAGCACTGCGAAGACGAATACGAAGTGAAAGCATCGAAAGCTACTTCTTCAGAGTTTTGCAGTCGAGAGTGCAAAGATGCATGGAAACGGCAAGGACAAAATACCCACGTAACTCGGGCGTGTGAGAACTGTGGTGACCGAGTGAAACGAACCCCATATAATGCAAAGAGAGCGGACAAACACTTCTGTAATAGCCGGTGTAGAGGAGCATGGATCAGTCGAAACCAGCGCGAAGAAAACAATCCAAACTGGAAACCGGACGCAACGCATGAGTTTGGCGACAACTGGAAGGCTTTGCGTGAACAAGTGATCGACCGGGATGTCGTATGTCAGTATTGCGGCGCTGACGGGAAAAACTCCCTACTCGATGTTCACCACATCGTTCCAAGATGTGCCTTCGATCCCATCGAACGCGCAAATACGCTTCTCAATCTAGTTTTGCTCTGTCGAAGTTGTCACAAGCAGGCAGAGCACGGGAATATCGTCTGTCCGATCCCGGCGTTGGAGTAG
- the otsB gene encoding trehalose-phosphatase: protein MTGSDRAADDVSDRRDAAGEPSRSDPADVAAEIADRAAERDGVALFSDFDGTLAPIVERPDEAAMADGLADLLRSFRDAPAVTTAVVSGRAIDDLRERVGVDGLAYAGNHGLELRADGETTVHPAAADARDALTDVCERIRESLDVPGVVVEDKGATATVHYRMADENAVPQVRERVRAAAADAGLELTTGKAVLELRPDTDWDKGRAVEWLLDRRGPEGGTPTAVYVGDDTTDEAAFRALPEGGVGVKVGDGETAADYRVADVPAVRTLFERIAASAAVEG, encoded by the coding sequence GTGACGGGGAGCGATCGGGCGGCCGACGACGTCTCCGACCGCAGGGACGCGGCGGGGGAGCCGTCGCGGAGCGACCCCGCCGACGTGGCCGCAGAGATAGCCGACCGCGCCGCCGAACGCGACGGGGTCGCGCTGTTCTCGGATTTCGACGGCACCCTCGCGCCGATCGTCGAGCGGCCGGACGAGGCCGCCATGGCCGACGGGCTGGCCGACCTGCTTCGCTCGTTCCGGGACGCGCCGGCGGTCACGACCGCCGTCGTCAGCGGGCGAGCGATCGACGACCTGCGCGAGCGCGTCGGCGTCGACGGCCTCGCGTACGCCGGCAACCACGGGCTGGAACTCCGCGCCGACGGCGAGACGACGGTTCACCCGGCTGCTGCGGACGCCCGCGACGCGCTGACCGACGTCTGCGAGCGGATCCGCGAGTCGCTCGACGTCCCGGGCGTCGTCGTCGAGGACAAGGGCGCGACGGCGACGGTCCACTACCGGATGGCCGACGAGAACGCGGTGCCGCAGGTCCGGGAGCGCGTCCGGGCCGCTGCCGCGGATGCCGGGCTCGAACTCACGACCGGGAAGGCGGTGCTGGAGCTTCGCCCCGACACCGACTGGGACAAGGGCCGGGCCGTCGAGTGGTTGCTCGACCGTCGGGGTCCCGAGGGCGGTACGCCCACGGCCGTCTACGTCGGCGACGACACGACCGACGAGGCGGCGTTCCGAGCGCTCCCCGAAGGCGGTGTCGGCGTGAAGGTCGGGGACGGGGAGACGGCGGCGGACTACCGGGTCGCGGACGTGCCGGCGGTCAGAACGCTGTTCGAGCGGATCGCGGCGTCGGCGGCCGTGGAGGGGTGA
- a CDS encoding dihydroneopterin aldolase family protein encodes MDPTDREAACFEAGIKFGTLYHQFAGTPVSPDSAASLERAMAEAIENQPFCESVTVDVLEETLAAELAEQSADYAELTGRFIEVEMRIAYEGTTVRTRMAMDGDYPLMEVVDVEG; translated from the coding sequence ATGGACCCAACGGACCGCGAGGCGGCCTGCTTCGAGGCCGGCATCAAGTTCGGGACGCTGTACCACCAGTTCGCCGGGACGCCGGTCAGCCCCGACAGCGCCGCCAGTCTGGAGCGAGCCATGGCCGAAGCGATCGAGAACCAGCCGTTCTGCGAGTCGGTGACGGTCGACGTGCTGGAGGAGACACTCGCGGCGGAACTGGCCGAGCAGTCGGCCGACTACGCCGAACTCACCGGCCGGTTCATCGAAGTCGAGATGCGGATCGCCTACGAGGGGACGACCGTCCGGACGCGGATGGCGATGGACGGCGACTACCCGCTGATGGAAGTCGTCGACGTGGAGGGGTGA
- a CDS encoding alpha,alpha-trehalose-phosphate synthase (UDP-forming), whose protein sequence is MATGDDGRARDSVSDAVAAVESIDCDGSPVVVSNRQPYSHGYDDDCEVTVDRPAGGLTAALDPVMQTVEGSWVAWGDGDADREASDDGVVSVPPDDPSYDLHRVWLDDEQVDGYYRGISNRTLWPLCHSDTARVHFATDDWERYREVNREFASAVTAAADGTAPAVWFQDYHLALAPRVLRERLLPDAFAMHFWHLPWPAWDVFRVCPRAVAVLDGLLANDLLGFHTPNYCRNFLECAERALDAAVDHENGIVRYRGGSTTVRPFRLGIDADAVRDRAESQAAADFWDEFRAEHGIGEHRAVAVGVDRLDYTKGIERRLDALERLWERSPEWRGRLTFVQKGTESRSSIPAYARLQDRVADRIAGINERFGTEDWQPVVFTTAMLPEKQLAGLYRGADLALVTPVRDGMNLVAKEFAAAQVDDPGVLVLSEFAGAAAELEEGAEVVNPYDVDAVADAVEWGLRSPGTERERRAATLGEQVHENDVYAWIARQFRTARSVQQGKRYAASRGRQSQ, encoded by the coding sequence GTGGCAACCGGTGACGACGGCCGGGCGCGCGACAGCGTGTCCGACGCGGTCGCGGCGGTCGAATCGATCGACTGCGACGGCTCGCCCGTCGTCGTCTCGAACCGCCAGCCGTACAGCCACGGGTACGACGACGACTGCGAGGTCACCGTCGACCGCCCCGCCGGGGGGCTGACCGCCGCGCTCGACCCCGTGATGCAGACGGTCGAGGGGTCGTGGGTGGCGTGGGGCGACGGCGACGCCGACCGCGAGGCCAGCGACGACGGCGTCGTCAGCGTGCCGCCGGACGACCCGTCGTACGACCTCCACCGGGTGTGGCTCGACGACGAGCAGGTCGACGGCTACTACCGCGGGATCAGCAACCGGACGCTGTGGCCGCTCTGTCACTCCGACACGGCCCGCGTCCACTTCGCGACCGACGACTGGGAACGCTACCGCGAGGTCAACCGCGAGTTCGCGTCGGCCGTGACCGCCGCCGCGGACGGCACCGCCCCGGCGGTCTGGTTTCAGGACTACCACCTCGCGCTCGCGCCGCGGGTCCTGCGCGAACGGCTCCTGCCCGACGCGTTCGCGATGCACTTCTGGCACCTGCCGTGGCCCGCGTGGGACGTGTTCCGCGTCTGCCCGCGGGCGGTAGCCGTGCTTGACGGCCTGCTCGCCAACGACCTGCTCGGGTTTCACACGCCCAACTACTGCCGGAACTTCCTCGAGTGTGCGGAGCGGGCGCTGGACGCGGCGGTCGACCACGAGAACGGCATCGTCCGCTACCGCGGCGGGTCGACGACGGTGCGACCGTTCCGGCTCGGCATCGACGCGGACGCGGTCCGGGACCGCGCCGAGTCGCAAGCGGCCGCCGATTTCTGGGACGAGTTTCGGGCCGAGCACGGCATCGGCGAGCACCGAGCCGTCGCGGTCGGCGTCGACCGCCTCGACTACACGAAGGGGATCGAGCGTCGGCTCGACGCGCTGGAGCGGCTCTGGGAGCGCTCACCGGAGTGGCGCGGCCGCCTGACGTTCGTCCAGAAGGGGACCGAGAGCCGGAGTTCGATCCCGGCGTACGCCCGCCTGCAGGACCGCGTCGCAGACCGGATCGCGGGGATCAACGAGCGCTTCGGCACCGAGGACTGGCAGCCGGTCGTCTTCACGACCGCGATGCTCCCCGAGAAGCAGCTCGCGGGGCTGTATCGCGGCGCGGACCTGGCGCTCGTCACGCCGGTCCGGGACGGCATGAATCTCGTCGCCAAGGAGTTCGCCGCCGCGCAGGTCGACGACCCCGGCGTGCTCGTCCTGAGCGAGTTCGCCGGCGCGGCCGCCGAGCTAGAGGAAGGGGCCGAGGTCGTCAACCCCTACGACGTGGACGCGGTCGCCGACGCCGTCGAATGGGGCCTCCGGTCGCCCGGGACCGAGCGGGAGCGCCGCGCGGCGACGCTCGGCGAGCAGGTGCACGAGAACGACGTGTACGCCTGGATCGCCCGCCAGTTCAGGACCGCTCGATCGGTACAGCAGGGCAAGCGGTACGCGGCCAGCCGGGGCCGGCAGTCACAGTGA
- a CDS encoding GNAT family N-acetyltransferase, protein MSVEVRPATPADVPGIRRVAHAGWNAAYEGVLSASTRKQCLAEWYAPTVVERAVTDPDVSYFVADDDGVVGYASGDTDGGEDLGRLSSIYVHPDRWGEGVGTELLDAVESALADRGIDAVRVLVLAENDVGVRFYRARGYDCVDSRTAELGGETCTERVFRGSV, encoded by the coding sequence ATGAGCGTCGAGGTTCGGCCGGCGACGCCGGCGGACGTGCCGGGGATCCGCCGCGTGGCCCACGCGGGATGGAATGCTGCGTACGAGGGCGTGCTGTCCGCGTCGACCCGCAAGCAGTGCCTTGCCGAGTGGTACGCTCCAACTGTCGTCGAGCGCGCGGTGACTGACCCTGACGTGAGCTACTTCGTCGCGGACGACGACGGCGTGGTGGGGTACGCCAGCGGCGACACCGACGGCGGCGAGGACCTCGGCCGCCTGTCAAGCATCTACGTCCACCCCGACCGCTGGGGAGAGGGCGTGGGGACCGAACTGTTAGACGCCGTCGAGTCGGCCCTCGCCGACCGCGGAATCGACGCGGTGCGCGTGCTCGTACTCGCCGAGAACGACGTGGGGGTCCGGTTCTACCGGGCGCGCGGCTACGACTGCGTCGACTCCAGAACCGCCGAACTCGGCGGCGAGACGTGCACCGAACGGGTGTTTCGCGGCTCCGTCTGA
- a CDS encoding DUF5789 family protein, whose translation MTDDDREMGVDFGDLSGKLASHDYPADTGELVDAYGDEQLTFSDGEATFRELVEPMGNQEFDDEQDVRQALLTMVDDEAIGRKNYSDRTPPAPGEDRQAEGAPGQDVSDDQQSF comes from the coding sequence ATGACAGACGACGACAGAGAGATGGGTGTGGACTTCGGCGACCTCAGCGGCAAACTGGCGAGTCACGACTACCCCGCGGACACCGGGGAACTCGTCGACGCGTACGGCGACGAGCAGCTCACCTTCTCCGACGGGGAGGCGACGTTCCGCGAACTGGTCGAGCCCATGGGGAACCAGGAGTTCGACGACGAACAGGACGTGCGGCAGGCGCTGCTCACGATGGTCGACGACGAGGCCATCGGACGCAAGAACTACAGCGACCGGACGCCGCCCGCGCCGGGCGAGGACCGGCAGGCGGAGGGCGCGCCGGGACAGGACGTGTCCGACGACCAGCAGTCGTTCTGA
- a CDS encoding DUF309 domain-containing protein — MRDHLRAGIAVYNAGEYHAAHDAWEDRWLDLERGSDDERFLHGLIQFTAAVHHARGRNWDGVAGLVESASEYLADLPDEYRGVDVAAVRRHLAALGADPERVERGRPPRLAHEGTAVTPDDLAFDAGAVAAAVIADECERFDESVLERAARYGREDIEAGQSTSEFVTFVLDFARDPEHRDIVYRRLAAHVERRQRREDDVAGLFD, encoded by the coding sequence ATGCGCGACCACCTCCGGGCGGGGATCGCAGTGTACAACGCGGGTGAGTACCACGCCGCCCACGACGCCTGGGAGGACCGCTGGCTCGACCTGGAGCGGGGGAGCGACGACGAGCGGTTCCTGCACGGGTTGATCCAGTTCACGGCGGCGGTCCACCACGCCCGGGGGCGCAACTGGGACGGCGTCGCCGGGCTGGTCGAGAGCGCGAGCGAGTATCTCGCCGACCTACCCGACGAGTACCGCGGCGTCGACGTAGCGGCGGTGCGGCGGCATCTCGCGGCACTCGGCGCGGACCCCGAGCGCGTCGAACGCGGGCGGCCGCCGCGGCTCGCCCACGAGGGGACGGCCGTCACGCCCGACGACCTGGCGTTCGACGCGGGTGCGGTCGCCGCGGCGGTCATCGCGGACGAGTGCGAGCGGTTCGACGAGTCGGTGCTGGAGCGGGCGGCGCGCTACGGGCGCGAGGACATCGAGGCGGGGCAGTCGACCAGCGAGTTCGTCACGTTCGTCCTCGACTTCGCGCGGGACCCGGAGCACCGCGACATCGTCTACCGGCGGCTCGCCGCCCACGTCGAGCGACGGCAGCGGCGGGAGGACGACGTGGCGGGGCTGTTCGACTGA